In Nicotiana tabacum cultivar K326 chromosome 11, ASM71507v2, whole genome shotgun sequence, a single window of DNA contains:
- the LOC107812670 gene encoding uncharacterized protein LOC107812670 gives MDSISKDAAYCLCCYLFKNEHESHGNTGDAFTKNGFKAWNKAIERFKAHVGEVNSIYNKCFNRMIDLMNQSQSIRTYFDKQSEKEKSESRRRLSASIDVARFLLRRGLPFRGHDESQSSTNRGIFLELLQWYGDIDRDVGSIILENAPRNEMMCSPSIQKDIVDACAKETVKAIIEDMNGDFFRILVDESKDISHKEQMALVLRYVNKEGEVIERFVGIVHVSNTSAMSLKKAICSFLSNHSLSLTQIRGQGYDGASNMQGGLNGVKTLILNESLSA, from the exons ATGGATAG TATATCAAAAGATGCTGCATATTGTTTGTGTTGTTACTTGTTCAAAAATGAACATGAAAGTCATGGAAATACGGGAGATGCTTTTACAAAAAATGGCTTTAAAGCTTGGAACAAGGCTATTGAAAGATTTAAAGCTCATGTTGGAGAAGTAAATAGCATCTATAACAAGTGTTTCAATAGGATGATTGATTTAATGAATCAATCACAATCAATTCGCACTTATTTTGACAAACAATCCGAGAAAGAAAAAAGTGAGTCTCGACGTCGCTTAAGTGCTTCAATCGATGTGGCAAGATTTCTTTTGAGACGAGGTTTGCCATTTCGTGGGCATGATGAGAGTCAATCTTCTACAAATAGAGGTATTTTTCTTGAGCTTTTGCAATGGTATGGGGATATTGATCGGGATGTTGGAagcattatattagaaaatgctccaagaaatgaaatgatgtgttcTCCAAGTATTCAAAAAGATATTGTTGATGCTTGTGCTAAAGAAACAGTCAAAGCTATCATTGAAGACATGAATGGGGATTTTTTCAGGATACTAGTTGATGAATCAAAAGATATATCACACAAGGAGCAAATGGCACTTGTTTTGAGATATGTTAACAAAGAAGGCGAAGTCATAGAGAGATTTGTTGGTATTGTTCATGTTAGTAATACATCGGCTATGTCATTAAAAAAGGCAATCTGCTCTTTTCTTTCTAATCACTCATTAAGTCTAACGCAAATACGTGGGCAAGGTTATGATGGGGCTAGTAACATGCAGGGAGGGCTAAATGGTGTTAAGACTTTAATTTTGAATGAGTCTCTATCAGCATAA
- the LOC107812669 gene encoding uncharacterized protein LOC107812669, whose translation MLDNLIVLFPSIIHVLEFTARECPNYADRIVAESLMGKIKEFDFAFMLHLMLNVLTMTNELSCALQRMDQDIVNAMGLLALTKQLLQTMRKSGFGYLMEDVSSFCDKHDIMIPNMDARYFPGKSKRRALDVTYSYHLHVDIFYAVIDLHFQELNRCFDAVSNDLLLGMASLNPVNSFGNFDKNRIMKLAEYYPNEFDSSQLRDLSCQLDSFILYACGVDKRFFGLKGISDLAKVLIKSDLHQTWPLVYLLIKLTLILPVATASVERAFSSMNYIKSELRNSINDKFLNSCLVCYV comes from the coding sequence ATGTTGGATAACCTTATTGTCCTATTTCCATCGATTATTCATGTTCTTGAATTTACTGCACGTGAGTGTCCAAACTATGCTGACAGAATTGTTGCTGAAAGTCTTATGGGTAAGATTAAGGAATTTGATTTTGCTTTTATGTTGCACTTGATGTTAAATGTTTTaacaatgacaaatgagttgaGTTGTGCGTTACAAAGGATGGATCAAGATATTGTCAATGCTATGGGACTCCTTGCTCTTACAAAGCAACTATTACAAACGATGAGGAAGAGTGGATTTGGATATTTAATGGAAGATGTCTCTTCTTTTTGTGATAAACATGATATAATGATTCCAAATATGGACGCTCGCTACTTTCCTGGGAAGTCGAAGCGTAGGGCTCTTGATGTTACATATTCTTATCATTTGCATGTCGATATTTTTTATGCTGTTATAGATTTGCATTTTCAAGAGCTTAATCGTTGCTTTGATGCTGTGAGTAATGACTTACTCCTCGGTATGGCTAGCTTAAATCCCGTTAATTCATTTGGTAATTTTGATAAGAACAGAATAATGAAGTTGGCCGAATATTATCCGAATGAGTTTGATAGCAGCCAGCTTCGAGATCTCAGTTGTCAGCTTGATAGTTTTATACTTTATGCATGTGGTGTTGACAAGAGGTTCTTCGGCTTGAAGGGAATTAGTGATCTTGCTAAAGTGTTGATTAAGTCAGATCTGCATCAAACTTGGccacttgtttatttgctaatcaAGTTGACTCTCATTCTTCCTGTTGCCACAGCTTCTGTAGAACGAGCTTTCTCATCCATGAACTATATCAAAAGTGAACTTCGTAACAGCATCAATGACAAATTTTTAAATAGTTGTTTAGTTTGCTATGTATAG